In the genome of Ensifer sp. WSM1721, the window GGTTATTCGCCCCTTCGACGGAGGTCGGGTCGACTCCGTTCTGAACCATGCTGTCCCAGGCGGTCTTAGCCATGATCGACTGGCCAACGATGTGATTGCTCCAGCCAACGATCCTTCCGTTCTGGTCGATGCCGGCCTTCAGCCTGTGCACGTAGGCGGGTCGATAGCGCCCCGCGCGCATATCGTCCTCCCGCGTCCATTGCACCTTAACGGGCGCACGAAAGCCGATGGCCTTGGCGACATGCACCGCCTCGGCAACCACGTCGCCGTCAAACACGGCCCGCCTGCCAAAACTGCCGCCGGTCTTCATGACGTTGAGACGGATCTTTTCGAGAGGCACTCCGGCGATATCGCTGGCGAGCTTCTGGTAGACGTCGGGGAGCTGATGCCCGCCCCAGACTTCGAGCGTGCCGTCGTCGTTCATGCGCGCGACCGCATTCAACGGTTCCAGTGCCGCATGAGCCAGATAAGGAAACTCGAAACTTGCCTCTATGACTTTCGCTGCTTCTGCGAACGCAGCCTCGGCATCACCGTCCTTGCGCGCGAATGCCGCGGGGGCCGTGCCCGCAAGATCGCGATACATGGACATAAGTTCGGTCGTTCCGCGCTTTTCGGCCGGCGTCTCGTCCCACTCGACGGTGACCGCATCGCGCCCCTTGATCGCCGCCCACATATGTTCGGCGACCACGGCAATGCCGCGCGGCGTCTCGACGACGTCGAGCACGCCCTTGATGGGGCGGGCAGCCGAAGCATCGAAGGACTTCGCCTTCGCGCCGAAGACAGGCGGATGGATCATCACCGCCGTCAGCATGCCTGGAAGCTTGACGTCAATCGTGTATTGCTCGGTCCCGTTTGCCTTGCGGGCGCTGTCGAAACGCTTCAGCTTGGCATTGCCGATGAGCTTCCAATTACTCGGCTGCTTGAGCTTCACATCGGCCGGCACGGGTGTGCTCGCCGCCTTGGCGGCAAATTCCCCGAAGCCGCCGCTCTTGCCGGATGGATGGGCAAGAATGCCGTTCTGGACGGTGATCTCCGTCGCGTCGACACCCCACTCGGCGGCCGCGGCGGCGACCAGCATGGTGCGGGCGGCAGCGCCGGCCTTGCGATAGCGTTCCCATGAGGTCGACATGGAGGTCGACCCTCCCGTGCCCTGCATCGTGCCGCCGAAGGCGATATTGCCGTAGGCTGGTATATTGCCGGCGGCGCCCTTCACCTCGATCGTCGACCAATCGGCATCGAGTTCTTCCGCCACCAGCGTGGCGATGCCGTTATAGGAGCCCTGGCCCATCTCGAACTGCGACGAGAGGACGGTCACCTTTCCCTCGCCATCGATCGTCACATAGGGGGAAAAAGCGTGGGGACGGCTCTCTTCCGCAGTCTCGCTCGCGGCTGCCGGGGAAGCAGAGAGAAGGCGAAAGCCGACCGCGATGCCGGTTCCGGCGGCAAGCGCCCCGAGCAGGAACTGCCGACGCGACGCCTCGACCCGTGTGGCGGGAAGGGCAATCGATTGCATCAGTTTGGGGATCATGACTTACGCCTCCAGACGCTTTGCGGCTTCGTGAATGCCGGCACGAATGCGATGATAGGTGGCGCAACGACAGAGATTGCCCGACATCGCCGAGTCTATGTCCGCATCGCTGGGCTTGGGATTGTTCGTAAGCAGATCGGTTGCCGACATGATCTGGCCCGACTGGCAGTAGCCGCATTGCGGCACGTCGAGATCGGCCCAGACGGCCTGGACCGTTTCCGCGACCTTGCCCTGGAGGCCCTCAATGGTGGTCACCTGCGAACCTTCGATGTCGCCGATGAAGGTCTGGCAGGACCGGACGGGCGAACCATCGACATAGACCGTGCAGGCGCCGCATTGCGCCATGCCGCAGCCGAATTTCGTACCCGTCAATCCGACGAGATCGCGGATCACCCAGAGAAGCGGCATATCCGCCTCGGCGTCGACCGAGTGTTCAACGCCGTTGATCGTAACCGTTATCATGCTGCTTTCCTCGCGTTGTGGCGAGTGGCCGCGGGATGCGCCGACAAGGCCGTCCACGCCCACGTTCGCCAGATTGCGGGCAGCAGCTTATGCGGCGATGCCATGTCCTTGGTAGGTACAATCCTCTCGGATTATTGCCTATTCCTGTCGATCTAACGCAATCGTGATCATCGGACAAAGCGCCACGGCTCGCCCGGCAAAAAGATGTGTCCTGGCGGCAGCAGCGCTAACCGATGGAGTCGCGCCTGTTCGAATCGTCGGAGTTCAGGATCGCCTTGATGTCACGCAGCGGGGGATGGCCGAAGGCACGTCGATATTCCCGGCTGAACTGGGTCGGGCTCTCATAGCCGACGCGCATTGCGGCCGTTGCCGCATCGAGCGACTGCGAGAGCATGAGTTCGCGCGCGTGATGCAGTCTCAAATGCTTCTGGAACTGCAACGGGCTCATGGCGGTCATGGCGCGGAAATGATGGTGCAGGGTCGATACCCCCATATTCGCGATCTCCGCCAGTTCTTCGACGCGCAGCGGCCGCGCGTAAT includes:
- a CDS encoding (2Fe-2S)-binding protein, with protein sequence MITVTINGVEHSVDAEADMPLLWVIRDLVGLTGTKFGCGMAQCGACTVYVDGSPVRSCQTFIGDIEGSQVTTIEGLQGKVAETVQAVWADLDVPQCGYCQSGQIMSATDLLTNNPKPSDADIDSAMSGNLCRCATYHRIRAGIHEAAKRLEA
- a CDS encoding xanthine dehydrogenase family protein molybdopterin-binding subunit encodes the protein MIPKLMQSIALPATRVEASRRQFLLGALAAGTGIAVGFRLLSASPAAASETAEESRPHAFSPYVTIDGEGKVTVLSSQFEMGQGSYNGIATLVAEELDADWSTIEVKGAAGNIPAYGNIAFGGTMQGTGGSTSMSTSWERYRKAGAAARTMLVAAAAAEWGVDATEITVQNGILAHPSGKSGGFGEFAAKAASTPVPADVKLKQPSNWKLIGNAKLKRFDSARKANGTEQYTIDVKLPGMLTAVMIHPPVFGAKAKSFDASAARPIKGVLDVVETPRGIAVVAEHMWAAIKGRDAVTVEWDETPAEKRGTTELMSMYRDLAGTAPAAFARKDGDAEAAFAEAAKVIEASFEFPYLAHAALEPLNAVARMNDDGTLEVWGGHQLPDVYQKLASDIAGVPLEKIRLNVMKTGGSFGRRAVFDGDVVAEAVHVAKAIGFRAPVKVQWTREDDMRAGRYRPAYVHRLKAGIDQNGRIVGWSNHIVGQSIMAKTAWDSMVQNGVDPTSVEGANNLPYAMPNQMVGLTTTDAGVPVLWWRSVGSTHTAFAAETFLDEVAEAAGRDPVEFRLSMLEPESRHATVLKLAAEKAGWEKPLAQGRFRGVAVAESFGSVVAQIAEVSADGNGGIKVERVVAAVDCGLAINPDQVRAQVEGGIGFGLSAILGEEITLTDGKVDQGNFDTYTPLRIDAMPKVEVHIVASANPPSGIGEPGVPPIGPAVANAAYRALGKRIRVLPFARSLNA